One genomic region from Strix aluco isolate bStrAlu1 chromosome 25, bStrAlu1.hap1, whole genome shotgun sequence encodes:
- the LOC141934740 gene encoding uncharacterized protein LOC141934740: MITTQLHFSTWVGSSYRTCSELHSCFSASTAEQSRDTHSCIAQQLLTTPGFQGQQTATSSGHHSSLAVKESGSERATHPEAREINLGITEMLSLRCFWKAPHIHHRLLLFSYQAAVLHLLQSGGEDALTAQAKLLVGNKKLHARAVGPRTLQLGLGRHTSIPDTSHRLTDPVHGQHGSCTIGSSEEQQQREAGLCLDRRGGAMAEQLP, from the exons ATGATAACGACCCAGCTGCATTTCAGCACGTGGGTTGGGAGCAGCTACCGGACCTGCTCTGAGCTCCACAGCTGCTTTTCGGCCAGCACAGCGGAGCAGAGCAGAGATACTCACTCCTGCATAGCTCAGCAGCTTCTGACCACGCCAGGTTTTCAAG GGCAGCAAACCGCAACCTCGTCGGGGCACCACAGCTCCCTGGCAGTCAAGGAAAGCGGGTCTGAAAGAGCCACCCACCCAGAGGCACGTGAAATAAACCTTGGAATCACCGAAATGCTCTCACTACGGTGCTTTTGGAAAGCTCCTCACATTCATCACAGGTTACTTCTCTTTTCTTACCAGGCTGCTGTTCTGCATCTTTTGCAAAGCGGAGGTGAAGATGCATTAACGGCACAGGCAAAGCTGTTAGTAGGAAATAAGAAGTTACATGCACGTGCCGTGGGGCCGCGCACGCTGCAGCTGGGGCTCGGGAGACACACGAGCATCCCGGACACCAGCCACCGTCTGACTGACCCCGTCCATGGCCAGCACGGATCCTGCACCATCGGCAgctctgaagaacagcagcaaagGGAAGCGGGTTTGTGCCTTGACAGGAGGGGTGGTGCCATGGCAGAGCAGCTGCCGTAA